DNA sequence from the Excalfactoria chinensis isolate bCotChi1 chromosome 2, bCotChi1.hap2, whole genome shotgun sequence genome:
AAGGGGGGGGAGCCGCAGCCTCGCTCTGCTTGCTGGGACAAGATGGCGGCGGCCGGGGTGGGCGCGGGGAGGAAGCAGgtgcggcaggaggagctgcggCGTCTCATGCGCGAGAAGAAGCGGCAGAACGCGGACAAGAAGCGGATCGAATCGCCTTTTGCTAAATATCCTCGTCGGGCCGGGCGGGGAGGGCTCTCAGCCCCTATTCTTACCGGcggaggggaggaagggaggtAGCGTTGAGGGCGGGGGGAGGTACGCGGAGAAGCACCGCTTCTTTCCTTAACGGCGTCGTCACGTACAACAGCCTGGGTCACCTGAGCTGCACGTTGTGCAGCACGCCCGTGAAGAGCGAGCTGCTGTGGCAGACTCACGTCCTGGGAAAGCAGCACCGCGAGGTGAGCGGGCGTCAGTCCCCCCCGGTCGCCTGTGGGTGAACGGCGAGGCGATGGGAAGCGCTCCCCGGGGGGCTGCGGGCGTCGCGTTCCTGGAGGCGCTGAAGGCCGCGTTGGGTCGGGCCTTGGGCAGCcggagctgctgggtggcaggCCTGCCCACGGTAGGGGTCGGGTctgggtgggctgtgaggtTCTGTGTGTTGCTCCCGTCCCACATCACATCGTGTCATGAGCCCCTAGAAGCGTCGTGTTCTGATATAATTGTGTTTTAAGCTGATTGCTAAGCGTTCCTGGTAGGAAAGCTTCTTAAACCAAGTGTTTCTTTACAGAGAGTTGCAGAATTAAAGGGTGCAAAGCAGGCAGCGAGTGGTTCAGCTGCTAGCACATCGTCTCAACCTGTCAAGAGAAAAACTGCTGATGCAGAAAGTACACAATTAAAGAGATCAAAAGGTAAAGAGGGGAAATACTTTTCAAGCACTTGTCAGAATCTGgctgtttttcatcttcagtgcttgattttcttttgctcaCTGTGTGACTGTTGAGTTATTGTCGACCTGTTGCtgctggaaggggaaaaagtcTGCTCTATGAGTTCACTGATCTGCTTGGTAGTTTATCTCATTCCGTCTGTGCCACTGAGTTAAAATATTCATTGTGGTTTGTATTCGTGGGGTGTTTTTACTATTCTATCTTACATTAAGTACCATAAGGCAAACTATTACACTGCGCTTAAATGAGTGCAAGAGCCTAAGGAGTCACTACAAACTTAAGGTAAAACCTTATGTGTgtttcagttttgggcacctcagtatggaaaggacatggaggtgctggagcaggtccaaagacTTGTGgagggcttggagaatgtgcactatgaggagagactgaaagaaatggggctgtttagtctggggaaaagtaggctgaggggagaccttattgctgtcttccaatACCtaaaaggtgcttacagtgagagtggggttggtctcttgtctggtgacaggacaaggggaagtggcctcaagttgtgctgggggagtttgggttggatatcaggaaaaacttctttacagaaagggttgctAAGGCTGGAataagctgcccagggaggtggttgagtcaccatccctgaatgtgtttaaataccttttggatgtggtgctcagagacatgatttagcagagggtagTTAcagttagggtactatggttaggttgtggttggacttgatgatctttaagatcttttccaacctgagcaattctatgattctatgtgtagGACTGGAACTCTCTGTACTGTTTGTCATACCTGATAATAATAAAGGGTGTTTAATTTGCACGTCTTGACAGATGATGATAATAATCTCTAACTTTCTGAATTTACTGTTGTAGTTAGCAAAatgagtttgttttaaaagcatggGTTCTAAGAACTGGCTCTTGACTGTTCTACAGGTACAGATGACAAGCCACATACATCCACATCTACATCTGGGTAAGTAGACTGCACcatgtattgttttgtttgttcctgTATTGGTTTTCAACCTTCTCATCCTGTCCTTCCCCATTTCTCCTAGCCAAGGGTAATGATTAAATCAGCAAATTCCTGCTTCTGCTCAGTTTCTGATGCAAGTGTATATTCCCGAATAAGGCAATATTTCTGTGCAGATGAGAAAACGATAGTATTAACTATAGTGTCTGTGACAAAACAGAAGTCTCTTTGCTCTCACTATCAGACTTGTAAGGATTAATGTGTGTTATTATTACGCTGTCtactgtaatgaaaataattatactGCAGTGTGCACTCCAATCTGTAATGATACTGTACTGCCAAATAGATGATTGAAATGAAGGCAAATCTTTTAGTATATCTCCAAATAATATTTAGTATCAAGAACCATGAGCAAATGTCATTAACATGTCTTCATTAAGACataattttacttaaaattcATGTAAGCACTTATCTTGCACTTGAACTTTTGCAAAGGAACAAGTGCATTTGAATTCTAGTGATTGGATTTATGCGTCTTACTCCCATGTAAGACTTCTAATGGTGTTTGGACATCAGTGTGAGGGGGGCAAATGCCACCTGAGATCTCCGGTTACATTTTCTCAGGGTAAACTGTTATTTAGTGTAGATATTAGGTGGTGTTACCTTGACTCTAAAAAATGCTTACCTCGCTGGAATTTAacatgtgagtgtgtgtgtgtaaaattGGCACTTGAATGGTTTGTTGATTAATGATGATTGATCAATATGATTATGTTTGATTATGTTTGGGTACAACTGAGGATAATATTTGACTTGGAGACTTGCAGCAAACTTGACTTTTCTCATTGCTGAGCCTGCACTTTCAGGCTGCGCTTCTGAGCTTCAGTAGGAACCCAAAATGAGTAGTTGTGTTAGACGTGAAGGATTTCAAGGTTTAAGTGACATTTGTGTGACTGCTGAGCTATGAGTTTTGTATTTAATAGCAGATATACAGATGTAGATAACCCTAAGTCTACAGGTAGAAGTAATGAAGCTGTCGTTCCTCCAAGATCACTTTGTTGTAGGATACTTTTATTAATGTTTCTTATATTGAGTGTTCTCAATATGGAACACTATATGTTATATGTTACACATATGGTAATGGAAACATCTTTCAGCACTAACCTCAGCATTCCTGGGgaacttcagaagaaagcaacagtCGCATTACCTTCAGACAGTGCTTACAACTGTTAACTGCATGGTTTAGCATACTGTACAGGATGTGTGAACAACTTGGTCTTTTAGACTGAATGGGATGCAGATGCTAGAGACAAACTGATTTTGTTGCACTGTGTATTCTCTACTAGGCTACCAGCAGACTTTTTTGATGAAGCGGAGCACaacaatgcaaacaaacagTTTTCGAAAGGTCCTGGTCCCAGTTTATTGTCAGGATATTATGATGATGAcgatgaagaggaagaagaagaagaggaacaaGATCAGCCGAACAAATCTTCTGTTATGCATAAAACTGAAATTCCACCTCCAACTCGAGAAGTAATACCTAATTCTCTGCCTGCAGGTAATGATGAATGAGGTGGTGTAGTAAGAAGAAGCTGTGTCGTAAGAGTAGAGTAGAATAGTTTATTTGGAAGAGATCTGCAAAGATTATTGAATCCAATTACCTGACTTCTTCAGCgctaaccaaaagttaaaatatattttaaataccttttgAACACTGAGAAGCATGGGGCATCACTCTAGGAAGTGTGCTCCTTTGTTTCACTGCCCTCATGctaaagacatttttcctaatgcCCAGCCTCACCCTGCCCTGGAAGCTTTATGCCATTCCTGTCCTGCCATCAGTGACCAGGTCACAGCCTGGCACCTCATCCTGCTTCCCATTAGGGTGCTGCAAAAAGTGATGAGGTTGTTCTCAGCCTTTGTTCCAGACTTGGACGGCTTTAGTCTCCTCAACCTCTCCTCACAGGACAAGTCCTCCAGCCCTATTAGCAGCACTGTTGTTCTTCTGCAAGTGCTTTCATATTGGAATATCCTTTTTATATTGTGAAACCTGCACATGGTGTTCAAGGcgaagctgcagcagtgctaaaTACAATAGGAGAATCGCTTCCTTtgttggctgtgctgtgtttcatgCACCTCATAATGTGGTTTGCTTCTTGGCTgcaaggacacactgctggctcatgctgagCCTACCAGCATCAGCATCCATGTGTTtcctcctgctgagctgctctgcagccattcATTCCCAGTCTGTGTCTATGTCAGGCATTACTGCATCCCAGGTACAGCACCTGGTATCTTTGTTGAACTTCAGTGTTGCTGTTTGCCTGTCAATGACTGCTATTGACTCCATCGATGACAGAAAGGttcttgtttaattttctgattATCGCTGTTAGCTGGTTGGGGTATGCTAatgggaggagagaaaggagag
Encoded proteins:
- the ZNF830 gene encoding zinc finger protein 830: MAAAGVGAGRKQVRQEELRRLMREKKRQNADKKRIESPFAKYNSLGHLSCTLCSTPVKSELLWQTHVLGKQHRERVAELKGAKQAASGSAASTSSQPVKRKTADAESTQLKRSKGTDDKPHTSTSTSGLPADFFDEAEHNNANKQFSKGPGPSLLSGYYDDDDEEEEEEEEQDQPNKSSVMHKTEIPPPTREVIPNSLPADFFDSKTTAAPVVSHSGSIQKPETQEKIVERKENTAEALPEGFFDDPEVDAKVRKVDAPKDQMDKEWDEFQKAMRQVNTISEAIVAEEDEEGRLDRQIGEIDEQIECYRRVELLRNRQDLIKEKCKEAMRLRATQEKEDEAIGSEDEEELQDLLSQDWRVKGALL